From Caballeronia insecticola, a single genomic window includes:
- a CDS encoding fimbria/pilus outer membrane usher protein — protein MTTPRAPSGISALLGECREAPVVGCRHALEIVVLSSLLAWMAERCALAAEGNERPAQLHFNQGMLRGGANLDISAFNEGNRLLAGRYRAEIYVNQVWKGRTDVNLRAIAGEPKNVQPCMDRALLEMAGVDLMRLSAGADALLQDAARCVTLPELVPDSLATFDGGEQRLDLSLPQAAMLRAARGYVDPRSWDDGVTAARLSYNANLYRSDSSVFSSTQVYVGLNAGFNVGPWRLLHIGSYSKSTSAGTGAASSYQDVQTSLQRAIEPIKSQLLMGDAFTDGSMFDSVGFRGVQLATDDRMIPESQRGYAPMIRGIASSNARVQVQQNGNILYETTVSPGAFVINDLYPTGYGGDLDVIVTEADGSVHVSKVPYAAAVNAVRAGATYYSMAAGLYRNANGGSKPWLMQGTIKHGFSNLLTGYGGVTAAEGYLAALGGVAVNTSWGAIGVDLTEAMTKLPAGPTQQGQSLRLSYSKVMPEFGTSIAVSAYRYSSQGYYTLQDAMALRDPSVTNPQNLNSMLANPAFRQGALSPNDFVLNPLFAGLRSRSRLQLTLNQPLPQGYGSFYFSGSSQTYWNRSGHDTLFEFGYNNTYKLFSYGVSASREYEITSGRLDNRFMVMISVPLGIGAHAPYTTASVQKDSFGTLSMQDTVTGTLGANNEFSYSVNAGRAQGGDTPTTNNLGASANYVTPVANVSVSGSRGNGYTQAGFNASGGLVAYSGGVAVTPSPGVTEAIIEASDAAGARVVNGIGLRIDPWGHAIVSGLTPFARNQVEIDPKGLPLAVELKSTTLQTAPTAGAIVRLKFETENAGRAAMLRLALPDGRPIPFGAEVSDEKGLALGTVAQGGRVLVRGLPAASGSVLAKWGSRRDESCRADYALPATPPQANGRLFIVDARCQPADAAPHEADAPR, from the coding sequence ATGACGACCCCGCGCGCGCCGTCGGGCATCAGCGCGCTTTTAGGGGAATGTCGCGAGGCGCCGGTTGTGGGTTGCCGGCACGCGCTCGAAATTGTCGTGCTGTCATCGTTGCTCGCTTGGATGGCAGAGCGGTGCGCGCTTGCCGCCGAGGGGAACGAACGGCCCGCACAGCTTCACTTCAACCAGGGGATGCTGCGCGGCGGCGCAAATCTCGATATCAGCGCCTTCAACGAAGGCAACCGGCTGCTCGCCGGTCGGTATCGCGCCGAGATTTACGTGAATCAGGTGTGGAAAGGCCGCACTGACGTGAACCTGCGCGCGATAGCCGGCGAGCCGAAGAACGTTCAACCTTGCATGGATCGCGCCTTGCTGGAAATGGCCGGCGTCGATCTCATGCGCCTGAGTGCCGGCGCGGACGCCTTGCTGCAGGACGCCGCGCGTTGCGTCACGCTGCCCGAACTGGTACCCGACTCCCTCGCGACATTCGATGGCGGCGAGCAGCGGCTCGACTTGAGTCTGCCGCAAGCCGCGATGCTGCGCGCTGCACGCGGGTATGTCGATCCTCGCTCGTGGGACGATGGCGTGACCGCAGCGCGCCTTTCCTACAACGCCAACCTCTATCGCAGTGACTCGAGCGTATTCTCGAGCACACAAGTTTATGTAGGCCTGAACGCGGGCTTCAACGTGGGACCGTGGCGACTGCTGCACATCGGAAGCTATAGCAAGAGCACCAGCGCGGGTACGGGTGCCGCGAGCAGCTATCAGGATGTGCAGACCAGCCTGCAGCGCGCCATCGAGCCCATCAAGAGCCAGTTGCTGATGGGCGATGCCTTCACCGACGGCAGCATGTTCGACAGCGTGGGCTTTCGCGGCGTGCAGCTGGCAACCGACGATCGCATGATCCCGGAGTCGCAGCGCGGCTATGCGCCCATGATTCGCGGCATTGCAAGCAGCAACGCGCGGGTGCAGGTCCAGCAGAACGGCAACATTCTCTACGAAACCACCGTGTCCCCTGGCGCCTTCGTCATCAACGATCTTTACCCGACGGGTTATGGCGGAGATCTCGATGTCATCGTCACCGAGGCTGACGGCAGCGTCCATGTCTCGAAGGTGCCCTACGCCGCGGCGGTCAACGCGGTGAGAGCGGGCGCGACTTACTACAGCATGGCCGCGGGCCTGTACCGCAATGCCAACGGCGGGAGCAAGCCCTGGCTCATGCAGGGAACCATCAAGCACGGGTTCTCCAATCTGTTGACCGGTTACGGCGGCGTGACTGCCGCCGAGGGCTATCTTGCCGCGCTTGGCGGCGTGGCCGTCAACACGTCATGGGGTGCGATCGGCGTCGATCTGACCGAGGCGATGACCAAGCTTCCGGCCGGACCGACGCAGCAAGGTCAGAGTCTGCGCCTCAGCTACAGCAAAGTAATGCCGGAGTTCGGCACGAGCATCGCCGTGTCGGCGTATCGCTATTCGAGTCAGGGCTACTACACGTTGCAGGATGCGATGGCGCTACGCGATCCGAGCGTGACAAATCCGCAGAACCTGAATTCGATGTTGGCGAATCCGGCGTTTCGGCAGGGCGCGCTCAGTCCCAACGATTTCGTTCTCAACCCGCTGTTCGCCGGTCTGCGCTCACGCAGCCGGCTGCAACTCACGCTCAATCAACCTCTGCCTCAGGGTTATGGCAGTTTCTATTTCAGCGGCTCGTCGCAGACGTACTGGAATCGCTCGGGGCACGACACGCTTTTCGAGTTCGGCTACAACAACACGTACAAGCTGTTCAGTTACGGCGTATCGGCATCGCGCGAATACGAGATCACGAGCGGACGGCTCGACAATCGATTCATGGTCATGATCAGCGTTCCGCTGGGAATCGGCGCTCACGCACCCTACACAACCGCCAGCGTGCAAAAGGATTCGTTCGGTACGCTCAGCATGCAGGACACGGTGACCGGAACGCTCGGCGCCAACAATGAGTTCAGCTATAGCGTGAACGCGGGTCGCGCCCAGGGCGGCGACACACCGACGACCAACAACCTCGGCGCGAGTGCGAACTATGTCACGCCCGTGGCCAATGTGAGCGTCAGCGGCAGCCGGGGCAATGGTTACACGCAAGCTGGATTCAACGCGTCGGGCGGTCTCGTGGCCTATTCGGGCGGCGTCGCGGTGACGCCCTCGCCGGGGGTGACTGAGGCGATCATCGAGGCGTCGGACGCGGCTGGCGCTCGCGTGGTCAATGGCATCGGGCTGAGGATCGATCCCTGGGGGCATGCGATCGTGAGCGGGTTGACGCCTTTCGCCCGCAACCAGGTTGAGATCGACCCCAAGGGATTGCCGCTCGCCGTCGAACTGAAATCCACGACGCTACAGACTGCGCCGACCGCGGGCGCGATTGTCCGGTTGAAGTTCGAGACCGAGAATGCGGGCCGTGCCGCGATGCTGCGTCTTGCCCTGCCCGATGGCCGTCCGATTCCGTTCGGCGCGGAAGTCAGCGACGAGAAGGGGCTCGCGCTCGGCACGGTGGCGCAAGGCGGGCGCGTGCTCGTGCGCGGGCTGCCGGCCGCGAGCGGCAGTGTTCTCGCGAAATGGGGCAGCCGACGCGATGAGTCGTGCCGGGCGGACTATGCCTTGCCCGCGACGCCGCCGCAGGCAAATGGCAGATTGTTCATTGTCGATGCAAGGTGCCAGCCCGCCGATGCGGCGCCTCACGAAGCGGACGCGCCCCGATGA
- a CDS encoding fimbria/pilus periplasmic chaperone, whose amino-acid sequence MCIVLTLGLIPCIQARASVVIAGTRVIYPAGDSEVTLRLSNKGSTAGLVQVWVDRGEEHATPTAIDVPFTVAPPISRIDPGKAQTLRIFYTGETLPQDRESVFWLNVLEVPPEPGTSSPGQNYLQMSVLSRIKLFFRPKGLPGEAESSPGALSWSLKKGEAGWILEVRNDTAYHVSFAGIEVSSSGGHATFDEGGMVAPKSAENFVLHGALSPAADAKVHYRTINDYGGVVEGEAPVTVSANPLR is encoded by the coding sequence ATGTGCATCGTGTTGACGCTGGGGCTGATCCCCTGCATTCAGGCGCGCGCCTCGGTCGTCATTGCCGGCACGCGTGTCATTTATCCCGCAGGGGACAGCGAAGTCACGCTACGCCTGAGCAACAAAGGATCAACCGCGGGTTTAGTGCAGGTCTGGGTGGATCGCGGCGAGGAACACGCAACGCCGACCGCCATCGACGTTCCCTTCACCGTTGCGCCGCCGATCTCACGCATCGATCCGGGCAAGGCGCAGACGCTGCGCATCTTCTATACGGGCGAGACGCTGCCACAGGACAGAGAATCGGTGTTCTGGCTCAACGTGCTCGAAGTGCCACCCGAGCCTGGCACGAGCAGTCCGGGTCAGAACTATTTGCAGATGTCCGTGCTGTCGCGCATCAAGCTGTTCTTCCGGCCCAAGGGGCTTCCGGGTGAAGCGGAATCTTCGCCCGGAGCGCTGTCGTGGAGTCTGAAGAAAGGCGAGGCGGGCTGGATACTCGAGGTGCGAAACGATACTGCCTATCATGTGTCATTCGCGGGCATCGAGGTATCGTCGAGCGGTGGCCACGCGACGTTCGACGAGGGCGGCATGGTCGCGCCGAAAAGCGCCGAAAACTTTGTACTCCATGGCGCTTTATCGCCCGCGGCAGACGCCAAAGTGCACTATCGAACCATCAACGACTACGGGGGAGTGGTCGAAGGCGAAGCGCCGGTCACCGTCTCCGCTAACCCGCTCAGGTAG
- a CDS encoding N-acetylmuramoyl-L-alanine amidase → MKTALAASALLSALTLTACTTVQMDRGTYIADTSHRAKNADSRIRFLVMHYTEIDEAGSLEVLTGDQVSVHYVVPDAPRIERGEPVVYQLVPEDKRAWHAGLSSWQGATELNASSIGIENVNLGPIDGNIGESGHTRWQPYPPAQVDALIKLSRDIVTRYKIPPTRVVGHSDIAPQRKIDPGPVFPWHALYDAGVGAWPDDATVAAHLAGRDPKAPSDVRALQEKLKRYGYDVATDGVFDDKTRRVFSAFQMHFRPSDYAGNADAQSDAIAQALLDKYFAN, encoded by the coding sequence ATGAAGACCGCACTAGCCGCATCCGCCTTACTATCCGCGCTAACACTCACCGCCTGCACCACCGTTCAAATGGATCGCGGCACCTACATCGCCGACACGAGCCATCGCGCTAAAAACGCCGACTCCCGCATCCGTTTCCTCGTGATGCACTACACGGAGATCGACGAAGCCGGTTCGCTCGAGGTCCTGACGGGCGATCAGGTCAGCGTGCACTATGTCGTGCCGGACGCGCCGCGCATCGAACGGGGCGAGCCGGTCGTCTATCAGCTGGTGCCCGAAGACAAACGCGCCTGGCACGCGGGCCTCAGTTCCTGGCAGGGCGCGACGGAACTGAACGCGTCCTCGATCGGCATCGAGAACGTGAATCTCGGTCCCATCGACGGAAACATCGGCGAAAGCGGCCACACGCGCTGGCAGCCGTACCCGCCCGCGCAAGTCGACGCGCTCATCAAGCTGTCGCGCGATATCGTCACGCGCTACAAGATTCCGCCGACGCGCGTGGTCGGACATAGCGATATCGCACCGCAACGCAAGATCGATCCCGGTCCGGTCTTTCCGTGGCACGCGCTGTACGATGCCGGCGTCGGCGCGTGGCCCGATGATGCAACCGTCGCCGCGCATCTCGCCGGCCGCGACCCGAAAGCGCCATCCGATGTGCGCGCGCTGCAGGAAAAGCTCAAACGCTACGGCTACGATGTCGCAACCGACGGCGTGTTCGACGACAAAACCCGCCGCGTCTTCAGCGCGTTCCAGATGCACTTCCGCCCGTCGGATTACGCGGGCAACGCGGACGCGCAAAGCGACGCCATCGCGCAGGCCTTGCTCGACAAGTACTTCGCCAACTGA
- the rlmB gene encoding 23S rRNA (guanosine(2251)-2'-O)-methyltransferase RlmB, which translates to MSRLKVLYGFHAVTARLRADASSIEEVLYDPTRKDRRMQDFLRSAKEAGVRLIAADESRLWGLAGNIQHQGIVARANDLPLAQNLAELLDGISGTPLLLVLDGVTDPHNLGACLRVADAAGAHAVIAPRDRSAGLNATAAKVASGAAESVPYITVTNLARALRELKDAGVWVIGTAGEATASLYETKLDGPVAIVVGAEGEGMRRLTRETCDEIMNIPMAGTVESLNVSVASGVCLFEAVRQRAVKK; encoded by the coding sequence ATGTCACGTCTCAAAGTTCTCTACGGATTTCACGCGGTGACCGCGCGGTTGCGTGCGGATGCATCGTCGATCGAGGAGGTGCTGTACGACCCCACGCGCAAGGATCGGCGCATGCAGGATTTTCTGCGTTCCGCGAAGGAAGCGGGCGTGCGGCTGATCGCGGCCGACGAGTCGCGGCTCTGGGGGCTGGCGGGAAATATCCAGCATCAGGGCATCGTCGCGCGTGCGAACGATCTGCCGCTCGCGCAGAATCTGGCCGAATTGCTCGACGGCATCTCGGGCACGCCCTTGCTGCTGGTGCTCGATGGCGTGACCGATCCGCACAATCTGGGCGCGTGTCTGCGCGTCGCCGATGCGGCCGGCGCGCATGCGGTCATTGCGCCGCGCGATCGTTCGGCGGGCCTGAACGCGACCGCGGCAAAAGTAGCGAGCGGCGCTGCGGAGAGCGTGCCGTATATCACCGTGACGAATCTGGCGCGGGCGCTGCGTGAGCTCAAGGACGCGGGCGTCTGGGTGATCGGCACGGCGGGCGAGGCGACGGCGAGTCTCTACGAGACGAAGCTCGACGGCCCGGTGGCGATCGTCGTCGGCGCGGAAGGCGAGGGCATGCGCCGGCTCACGCGCGAGACGTGCGACGAGATCATGAATATCCCGATGGCGGGGACGGTCGAGAGCCTCAATGTCTCGGTGGCGTCGGGCGTGTGTCTGTTCGAGGCGGTGAGGCAGAGGGCGGTGAAGAAGTAA
- the rnr gene encoding ribonuclease R, producing MSKYPYPIPSREEILGVLRTSETPHAANDIAEALSIKRQEREGFFKRLAAMERDGQIRLDKRGHYQLTHPSNFVAGRVQGHRDGFGFLIRDDGQDDLFLPNGEMQKVMHNDRVLARIVGYDRRGRPEGHIVEVTDRANKRIIGRLINENGALLLVPEDKRIGHDILITQNPKKAKVGQVVSVDLTDFPSRHSQPLGRVAEVIGDIDDPGMEIEIAVRKYGVPHEFSDAAIAQAAKLPDEVRPVDLRHRVDLRDVPLVTIDGEDARDFDDAVYCEPVAVGRGQGFRMLVAIADVSHYVRPNEPLDVDALDRSTSVYFPRRVIPMLPEKLSNGLCSLNPDVDRCVLVCDMVITARGEIKAYQFYPGVMHSAARLTYTEVAAVLTNTKGPEATRRADILPQLQNLYGVYKALHAARQKRGAIDFDTTETYIVVNSQGKIEQIVPRHRNDAHRLIEECMLAANVCAADFLKRNKHPGLYRVHAGPTEEKLENLRTFLRGVGLTLTGGAKPHASDYAALIAQIRDRPDAQMLQSMVLRSMQQAVYSPDNIGHFGLAYEAYAHFTSPIRRYPDLLTHRAIYAILQGKKYLPDIGHDIFLSTGLTKAAREMQKADDTARGRSRNSVAIWEELGLHCSSNERRADEASRDVEAWLKCYFMRDKLGEEYGGMVNGVTSFGIFVQLDSLFIEGLVHVTELGSDYFQYDEIKNELRGERTGIRYRMSDRVRVQVSRVDLDARKIDFRLVRDTPVKPPSPRPSSGAVDTASVGNGAAGPRIRAFGDDDAPSTRARGGTKKGAAPTASTRGTTAARKRGAASKPASSQGRPARKKR from the coding sequence TTGAGCAAATATCCGTATCCGATTCCCAGCCGCGAAGAGATTCTCGGCGTGCTGCGCACGAGCGAGACTCCGCATGCCGCGAACGACATCGCCGAGGCGCTGTCGATCAAACGCCAGGAGCGTGAAGGATTTTTCAAGCGCCTGGCGGCCATGGAACGCGACGGGCAAATCCGCCTCGACAAGCGCGGCCACTATCAGCTCACTCATCCCTCCAATTTTGTTGCGGGCCGCGTTCAGGGGCATCGCGACGGCTTCGGCTTCCTGATTCGCGACGACGGCCAGGACGATCTCTTCTTGCCCAACGGCGAAATGCAGAAGGTCATGCATAACGACCGCGTGCTCGCGCGCATCGTCGGCTATGACCGTCGCGGGCGGCCGGAAGGGCATATCGTCGAGGTGACGGACCGCGCCAACAAACGCATCATCGGGCGGCTCATCAACGAGAACGGCGCGCTGCTGCTCGTACCCGAAGACAAGCGCATCGGTCACGACATTCTCATCACGCAGAATCCGAAGAAGGCGAAGGTCGGGCAGGTGGTGTCCGTCGATCTGACGGATTTCCCGAGCCGCCATTCGCAGCCGCTCGGGCGCGTGGCCGAAGTGATCGGCGATATCGACGATCCCGGCATGGAGATCGAGATCGCCGTGCGCAAATACGGCGTGCCGCACGAATTCAGCGACGCCGCGATCGCGCAGGCGGCCAAGCTGCCTGACGAAGTGCGTCCGGTGGATCTCCGTCATCGCGTGGATTTGCGCGATGTGCCGCTCGTCACCATCGACGGTGAAGATGCGCGCGATTTCGACGACGCCGTCTATTGCGAGCCGGTCGCGGTGGGTCGCGGCCAGGGCTTCCGCATGCTGGTGGCGATTGCGGACGTGTCGCATTACGTGCGCCCGAACGAACCGCTCGACGTCGATGCGCTCGATCGCAGCACCTCGGTGTACTTTCCGCGCCGCGTGATTCCGATGCTGCCGGAGAAGCTCTCGAACGGTCTGTGTTCGCTGAATCCGGACGTCGACCGCTGCGTGCTCGTATGCGACATGGTCATCACCGCGCGTGGCGAGATCAAGGCGTATCAGTTCTACCCCGGCGTGATGCACTCGGCGGCGCGGCTCACGTACACCGAAGTCGCGGCCGTGCTGACCAACACGAAGGGCCCGGAAGCCACGCGCCGCGCCGATATCCTGCCGCAATTGCAGAATCTCTACGGCGTCTACAAGGCGCTGCACGCGGCACGCCAGAAGCGCGGCGCGATCGATTTCGATACGACGGAGACGTATATCGTCGTGAATTCGCAGGGCAAGATCGAGCAGATCGTGCCGCGTCATCGCAACGACGCGCATCGGCTGATCGAGGAATGCATGCTCGCCGCGAACGTCTGCGCGGCAGACTTTTTGAAGCGCAATAAGCATCCGGGTCTGTATCGCGTGCACGCCGGGCCGACGGAAGAAAAGCTCGAGAATCTGCGCACGTTTTTGCGCGGCGTCGGCCTGACGCTCACCGGCGGTGCCAAGCCGCACGCGAGCGACTACGCCGCGCTGATCGCGCAGATCCGCGACCGGCCCGATGCGCAGATGCTGCAGTCCATGGTGCTTCGCTCGATGCAGCAAGCCGTGTACAGCCCCGACAACATCGGCCATTTCGGGCTCGCATATGAGGCGTATGCGCACTTCACGAGCCCGATCCGGCGCTATCCCGACTTGCTCACGCATCGCGCGATCTACGCAATCTTGCAGGGCAAGAAGTATCTGCCGGACATCGGCCACGACATCTTCCTGAGCACGGGTCTCACGAAGGCCGCGCGCGAAATGCAGAAAGCGGACGACACCGCGCGTGGACGCTCGCGCAACAGCGTCGCGATCTGGGAAGAACTGGGCCTGCATTGTTCGTCGAACGAGCGGCGCGCAGACGAAGCCTCGCGCGATGTCGAAGCGTGGCTCAAGTGCTACTTCATGCGCGACAAGCTCGGCGAGGAATACGGCGGCATGGTGAACGGCGTGACGTCGTTCGGCATCTTCGTGCAGCTGGATTCGCTGTTTATCGAAGGGCTCGTGCATGTGACCGAACTCGGCTCCGACTACTTCCAGTACGACGAGATCAAGAACGAACTGCGCGGCGAGCGCACGGGCATTCGCTATCGCATGTCGGATCGCGTGCGCGTGCAGGTGAGCCGCGTCGATCTCGATGCGCGCAAGATCGATTTCCGTCTCGTGCGCGATACGCCGGTCAAGCCGCCGTCGCCGCGGCCGTCGTCCGGCGCGGTCGATACGGCGAGCGTCGGCAATGGCGCGGCGGGCCCGCGCATCCGCGCATTCGGCGACGACGACGCACCCAGCACGCGCGCCCGCGGCGGCACGAAGAAGGGCGCGGCGCCTACGGCGAGCACGCGCGGCACGACAGCGGCCAGGAAGCGCGGTGCGGCGTCCAAGCCTGCATCGTCGCAAGGGCGGCCGGCGCGCAAGAAGCGTTAA
- a CDS encoding MFS transporter translates to MSWTREQRNVTVAAYLGWTLDAFDFFLMVFVLKDIAAEFNVKIPDVAFAITLTLAMRPIGALIFGRLADKFGRRPTLMINIACYSLLELLSGLSPNLMTLLILRALFGIAMGGEWGVGSALTMETVPPKSRGFVSGLLQAGYPSGYLLASIVFGVLYQYIGWRGMFFVGVAPALLVMYIRAHVPESPAWRAMEKRKRPGLLATLKQNWTLSLYAIVLMTAFNFFSHGTQDLYPTFLREQHHFDPHTVSLIAIVLNIGAIVGGLFFGSLSERIGRRMAIFIAALIALPVLYLWAFSSGPVALAIGAFLMQISVQGAWGVIPVHLNEISPDEIRATFPGLMYQLGNLLAAVNATLQASIATSHDNNYGMAMAIVAGIVAVVIAALIFFGRERRGIDLTRAAQEVRATG, encoded by the coding sequence ATGAGCTGGACGCGCGAACAGAGAAACGTCACGGTAGCCGCATATCTGGGCTGGACACTCGACGCATTCGATTTCTTTCTGATGGTCTTCGTATTGAAGGATATCGCGGCCGAGTTCAACGTGAAAATCCCGGACGTCGCTTTTGCGATCACGCTCACACTGGCGATGCGCCCCATCGGCGCCTTGATCTTCGGGCGGCTCGCCGACAAATTCGGCCGTCGTCCCACGTTGATGATCAACATCGCGTGCTATTCGCTGCTCGAACTGCTCTCCGGCTTGTCGCCGAATCTCATGACGCTGCTGATCCTGCGCGCTCTTTTCGGCATCGCGATGGGTGGCGAATGGGGCGTCGGCTCCGCGCTGACGATGGAAACCGTGCCGCCCAAATCGCGCGGCTTCGTCTCGGGACTGCTGCAGGCGGGCTATCCGAGCGGCTATCTGCTCGCATCGATCGTCTTCGGCGTGCTGTATCAATACATCGGCTGGCGCGGGATGTTCTTTGTCGGCGTGGCGCCCGCGCTGCTCGTCATGTATATCCGCGCGCACGTGCCCGAGTCGCCCGCCTGGCGCGCGATGGAAAAGCGCAAGCGCCCCGGCCTGCTCGCCACGCTCAAGCAGAACTGGACGCTCTCCCTCTACGCGATCGTGCTGATGACCGCGTTCAACTTTTTCTCGCACGGCACGCAGGATCTCTATCCCACGTTCCTGCGCGAACAGCATCACTTCGATCCGCATACCGTGTCGCTTATCGCGATCGTGCTGAATATCGGCGCGATCGTCGGCGGGCTGTTTTTTGGCTCGCTGTCGGAGCGCATCGGACGGCGGATGGCGATTTTCATCGCCGCGCTGATCGCGTTGCCCGTGCTGTATCTCTGGGCGTTTTCCTCGGGCCCGGTCGCGCTCGCAATCGGCGCGTTCCTCATGCAGATTTCCGTGCAGGGTGCCTGGGGCGTGATTCCGGTGCATCTGAACGAAATCTCGCCCGACGAAATTCGCGCGACCTTTCCGGGGCTCATGTATCAGTTGGGCAATCTGCTCGCCGCCGTGAATGCGACTTTGCAAGCGTCGATCGCCACGTCGCACGACAACAACTACGGCATGGCGATGGCGATTGTCGCGGGCATCGTCGCCGTGGTGATCGCCGCGTTGATCTTCTTCGGCCGCGAGCGCCGGGGAATCGACCTGACGCGTGCGGCGCAGGAAGTCCGGGCGACCGGCTAG
- a CDS encoding helix-turn-helix domain-containing protein → MKYADQLVRLNIGAMPVEAPYADYASLEGEVVFKLFRASGACCYVPVPLDTELLASIHAPDPSGAFSLYRDARGRITPVARYLALACLERRVPIRAISQQLGLSESTLRRWWRERRRVAGMACGTDVPDLLRTLAFRRNAEG, encoded by the coding sequence TTGAAATATGCAGATCAATTAGTCAGGCTAAATATCGGAGCGATGCCTGTCGAAGCCCCGTACGCCGATTACGCTTCCCTTGAAGGCGAAGTGGTTTTCAAACTGTTTCGTGCAAGCGGTGCGTGCTGTTACGTGCCCGTCCCGCTGGATACGGAATTGCTCGCGAGCATTCATGCGCCGGATCCCAGCGGAGCTTTTTCGCTCTACCGCGACGCCCGGGGACGCATTACGCCGGTGGCCCGTTATTTGGCCTTGGCCTGTCTTGAGCGACGTGTCCCGATTCGCGCGATCAGCCAACAACTCGGCTTGTCTGAGAGCACGTTGCGTCGATGGTGGCGCGAGCGTCGGCGCGTGGCCGGGATGGCGTGTGGCACCGACGTCCCCGACTTGTTGCGGACGCTGGCCTTCCGAAGGAACGCGGAAGGGTAG